One window of the Octopus sinensis linkage group LG3, ASM634580v1, whole genome shotgun sequence genome contains the following:
- the LOC115209545 gene encoding aldehyde dehydrogenase family 3 member B1-like isoform X1 → MNNMMNNTNMAATEQVFNLRRSFQSGITKHIDWRHKQLKAMLLMFEENRILFVEALKNDLYKDPFESLLMEIDFICNEIIYTLNNFESWVSPVKVSKDFPNLADDCFIKKEPFGVILVIAPWNYPIQLLFSPLIGILAAGNCAMLKPSEFAPQTSQLIETLIPRYMDTECICVYPGGTEELTDLLDQRFDHIFFAGSSSFGRAVMAAASKFLTPVTLQLSSKCPVYVDENCNLEVVAQRIIWGKLINVGQNCVAPDYVICNFEIQDLLFERMQMAIQKFYGNEINGSEFYGKIANEQQYQRLKNLLMRQQPTYGGRVDDTQQLITPGLIINAKPGDPFMEEEIFGPILPIVPVRSADEAIDLINSYEKPLALYLFSKDKRLIQQFLTETSSGGVCINDTVVHTALNTLPFGGVGHSGMGYYHGKFSFDNFSHHKSVMWKSMALESVNSIRYPPYNERNYRRLQWVLRKSLKRGH, encoded by the exons ATGAATAATATGATGAATAATACCAACATGGCAGCTACTGAA CAAGTTTTCAACCTTAGGCGGTCTTTCCAGAGTGGAATTACCAAGCATATAGACTGGCGCCATAAGCAACTGAAGGCCATGCTATTAATGTTTGAGGAGAATAGAATTCTTTTCGTTGAAGCTCTGAAAAATGACTTGTATAAA GACCCATTTGAAAGTCTTTTGATGGAAATTGACTTCATTTGTAATGAAATTATCTACACTTTGAACAACTTTGAATCATGGGTATCACCTGTAAAG gtCTCCAAAGATTTCCCTAATCTTGCTGATGACTGTTTTATCAAGAAAGAACCATTTGGTGTGATCTTGGTGATTGCACCATGGAATTACCCAATTCAATTACTTTTCTCTCCCTTAATTGGAATATTAGCTGCAG GAAACTGTGCAATGTTAAAACCATCAGAATTTGCTCCACAAACAAGTCAACTGATAGAAACCCTTATACCTAGATATATGGACACA gaatgtatatgtgtgtatcctgGAGGTACTGAAGAGCTCACAGACCTACTGGATCAGAGATTTGATCATATCTTCTTTGCTGGAAGTTCAAGCTTTGGTCGGGCTGTTATGGCTGCTGCATCAAAATTCCTCACACCTGTTACCTTACAGCTGAGTAGCAAATG CCCTGTTTATGTGGATGAAAACTGTAACTTAGAAGTTGTAGCACAAAGGATCATTTGGGGAAAACTTATCAATGTTGGACAAAACTGTGTTGCTCCAGACTACGTCATATGTAACTTTGAGATCCAG GACCTTTTGTTTGAAAGAATGCAAATGGCAATTCAAAAATTTTATGGTAATGAAATCAATGGCTCAGAGTTTTATGGGAAAATTGCCAATGAACAACAATATCA ACGGCTCAAAAACCTTTTGATGCGCCAACAACCAACTTATGGAGGCCGGGTTGATGATACGCAACAACTTATAACACCTGGAttaattataaatgcaaagccAGGAGATCCATTTATGGAAGAAGAG ATTTTTGGTCCAATACTTCCAATTGTGCCAGTGAGAAGTGCTGATGAAGCAATTGATCTCATCAACAGTTA TGAGAAGCCACTTGCTTTATATTTATTCAGTAAAGATAAAAGGTTAATACAGCAGTTTCTGACAGAAACTTCTAGTGGAGGTGTATGCATCAATGACACTGTGGTTCACACAGCAC TTAACACTCTTCCATTTGGGGGAGTTGGCCACAGTGGTATGGGTTACTACCATGGAAAATTCTCCTTTGATAACTTCAGTCACCATAAATCAGTCATGTGGAAATCTATGGCCCTTGAATCAGTTAACTc AATTCGTTATCCTCCATATAATGAGCGAAACTATCGAAGATTGCAGTGGGTGCTCAGGAAATCTCTCAAAAgag gaCACTGA
- the LOC115209545 gene encoding aldehyde dehydrogenase family 3 member B1-like isoform X2, with protein sequence MLLMFEENRILFVEALKNDLYKDPFESLLMEIDFICNEIIYTLNNFESWVSPVKVSKDFPNLADDCFIKKEPFGVILVIAPWNYPIQLLFSPLIGILAAGNCAMLKPSEFAPQTSQLIETLIPRYMDTECICVYPGGTEELTDLLDQRFDHIFFAGSSSFGRAVMAAASKFLTPVTLQLSSKCPVYVDENCNLEVVAQRIIWGKLINVGQNCVAPDYVICNFEIQDLLFERMQMAIQKFYGNEINGSEFYGKIANEQQYQRLKNLLMRQQPTYGGRVDDTQQLITPGLIINAKPGDPFMEEEIFGPILPIVPVRSADEAIDLINSYEKPLALYLFSKDKRLIQQFLTETSSGGVCINDTVVHTALNTLPFGGVGHSGMGYYHGKFSFDNFSHHKSVMWKSMALESVNSIRYPPYNERNYRRLQWVLRKSLKRGH encoded by the exons ATGCTATTAATGTTTGAGGAGAATAGAATTCTTTTCGTTGAAGCTCTGAAAAATGACTTGTATAAA GACCCATTTGAAAGTCTTTTGATGGAAATTGACTTCATTTGTAATGAAATTATCTACACTTTGAACAACTTTGAATCATGGGTATCACCTGTAAAG gtCTCCAAAGATTTCCCTAATCTTGCTGATGACTGTTTTATCAAGAAAGAACCATTTGGTGTGATCTTGGTGATTGCACCATGGAATTACCCAATTCAATTACTTTTCTCTCCCTTAATTGGAATATTAGCTGCAG GAAACTGTGCAATGTTAAAACCATCAGAATTTGCTCCACAAACAAGTCAACTGATAGAAACCCTTATACCTAGATATATGGACACA gaatgtatatgtgtgtatcctgGAGGTACTGAAGAGCTCACAGACCTACTGGATCAGAGATTTGATCATATCTTCTTTGCTGGAAGTTCAAGCTTTGGTCGGGCTGTTATGGCTGCTGCATCAAAATTCCTCACACCTGTTACCTTACAGCTGAGTAGCAAATG CCCTGTTTATGTGGATGAAAACTGTAACTTAGAAGTTGTAGCACAAAGGATCATTTGGGGAAAACTTATCAATGTTGGACAAAACTGTGTTGCTCCAGACTACGTCATATGTAACTTTGAGATCCAG GACCTTTTGTTTGAAAGAATGCAAATGGCAATTCAAAAATTTTATGGTAATGAAATCAATGGCTCAGAGTTTTATGGGAAAATTGCCAATGAACAACAATATCA ACGGCTCAAAAACCTTTTGATGCGCCAACAACCAACTTATGGAGGCCGGGTTGATGATACGCAACAACTTATAACACCTGGAttaattataaatgcaaagccAGGAGATCCATTTATGGAAGAAGAG ATTTTTGGTCCAATACTTCCAATTGTGCCAGTGAGAAGTGCTGATGAAGCAATTGATCTCATCAACAGTTA TGAGAAGCCACTTGCTTTATATTTATTCAGTAAAGATAAAAGGTTAATACAGCAGTTTCTGACAGAAACTTCTAGTGGAGGTGTATGCATCAATGACACTGTGGTTCACACAGCAC TTAACACTCTTCCATTTGGGGGAGTTGGCCACAGTGGTATGGGTTACTACCATGGAAAATTCTCCTTTGATAACTTCAGTCACCATAAATCAGTCATGTGGAAATCTATGGCCCTTGAATCAGTTAACTc AATTCGTTATCCTCCATATAATGAGCGAAACTATCGAAGATTGCAGTGGGTGCTCAGGAAATCTCTCAAAAgag gaCACTGA